A region from the Melioribacter roseus P3M-2 genome encodes:
- a CDS encoding TetR/AcrR family transcriptional regulator translates to MRVKEGNKERDILEAAVDIFARHGFHKAKISQIADQAGVATGSVYLYFKNKDDILIKIYNTLWEKLYSELIAITGNEALSPIEKVDAMIDLIFDMFTENPSVAIVFVNEQESMNRISGDKYSLYYEKFLDEGEKVIKEGIKAGFFNKNIDLKIFRHFIFGSIRNLLHQWAMTPSKLPLSKIRQNFKFLIKHGIMK, encoded by the coding sequence ATGAGAGTAAAAGAAGGAAATAAAGAGAGAGACATTCTCGAAGCTGCGGTCGATATATTCGCGCGTCATGGATTCCACAAAGCCAAAATTTCCCAGATTGCGGATCAGGCGGGAGTTGCCACCGGGAGCGTTTATCTTTATTTTAAGAATAAGGACGATATCCTAATCAAAATTTATAACACGCTCTGGGAAAAACTCTACAGCGAATTGATCGCGATTACAGGAAACGAAGCTCTTTCCCCCATCGAAAAAGTAGACGCAATGATCGACCTTATTTTCGACATGTTTACGGAAAATCCCTCAGTGGCAATTGTGTTTGTCAACGAGCAGGAAAGTATGAATCGAATATCAGGCGACAAATACTCGCTCTATTACGAAAAATTCCTGGACGAAGGCGAAAAAGTAATCAAAGAAGGAATAAAAGCCGGATTTTTTAACAAGAATATCGATCTAAAAATATTTCGGCACTTCATATTCGGCTCCATACGCAATCTGCTCCATCAGTGGGCAATGACTCCCAGCAAATTGCCCCTGAGTAAAATTCGTCAAAATTTTAAGTTTTTAATCAAACACGGAATTATGAAATAA